In the genome of Pogona vitticeps strain Pit_001003342236 chromosome 13, PviZW2.1, whole genome shotgun sequence, one region contains:
- the LOC110089136 gene encoding hemoglobin subunit alpha-1 — MGLTDDDKNHVRAAWGHVSKNPEAFGAECLIRLFTAHPTTKTYFSHFDLHENSPQIRAHGKKVIDALTQAVHNLDDIPGALSKLSDLHAEKLRVDPVNFPLLGHCILVTLACHNHGPLNASTILSMDKFMAVTSKALVARYR; from the exons ATGGGGCTGACTGACGACGACAAGAACCACGTGCGGGCCGCCTGGGGCCATGTCAGCAAAAACCCCGAAGCCTTCGGGGCCGAGTGCCTGATcag gCTCTTCACGGCCCACCCCACCACCAAGACCTACTTCTCGCACTTCGATCTGCACGAGAATTCCCCGCAGATCCGGGCGCACGGCAAGAAGGTGATCGACGCGCTCACCCAGGCCGTCCACAACCTGGACGACATCCCCGGCGCCCTCTCCAAGCTCAGCGACCTGCACGCCGAGAAGCTCCGGGTGGACCCCGTCAACTTCCCG ctgctgggccactgcATCCTGGTGACCCTCGCCTGCCACAACCACGGGCCCCTCAACGCCAGCACCATCCTCTCCATGGATAAGTTCATGGCCGTCACCTCCAAGGCGCTCGTCGCCCGGTACCGCTAG